The following are from one region of the Paenibacillus bovis genome:
- a CDS encoding COX15/CtaA family protein, whose product MAKKPLITIKQLKWLSYITCLAMFLATMGGLVVTKTGSGMGCGAQWPLCHGKFIPAYTIASLIEYSHRAVSGFAGLTALFSFIGFMFFNRNKELRVYASFTLFFVILQAIMGAFAVVFSQSSPVMALHFGFSMIAFASSALLAFSTRRLHLRQKIHDIADEPPVSKGFRNLTWFATIFTYIVVYTGAFVTHTDSRGGCSGFPLCNGALVPELSGGVAIAFLHRVAAVALVIVIAILAHYAYRRHPHNPGIRKMGLLAILLILLQFVSGAINIFTMYVPEIYFFATMSHTLIIQFLFGVLCYMSLRVWQLSRGSYGRLAPNAWGEGTSTADQKTGTVH is encoded by the coding sequence ATGGCCAAAAAGCCACTAATAACAATTAAGCAACTGAAATGGCTGAGCTATATAACCTGTCTCGCCATGTTTCTCGCAACGATGGGCGGCCTGGTCGTAACCAAAACAGGTTCCGGTATGGGCTGCGGAGCACAGTGGCCGCTGTGTCACGGTAAATTTATTCCGGCTTATACGATCGCTTCATTGATTGAATATTCACACCGTGCAGTCAGCGGATTTGCCGGACTCACAGCACTGTTTTCCTTTATCGGATTTATGTTCTTTAATAGAAACAAAGAGCTGCGCGTGTATGCTTCATTCACTCTGTTCTTTGTTATTTTGCAGGCGATTATGGGCGCATTTGCAGTAGTATTCTCCCAATCGTCTCCGGTTATGGCACTGCATTTCGGTTTCTCGATGATCGCGTTTGCCAGCTCCGCGCTGCTCGCGTTCAGTACCCGCCGACTGCATCTGCGGCAGAAGATTCACGATATTGCCGATGAACCTCCGGTTAGCAAAGGGTTCCGCAATCTGACCTGGTTCGCTACGATCTTCACGTATATCGTTGTTTACACAGGAGCATTTGTCACGCATACCGATTCCCGTGGTGGCTGTTCGGGCTTCCCGCTCTGTAATGGCGCGCTCGTCCCTGAACTGTCTGGCGGCGTCGCAATAGCCTTTTTACACCGCGTCGCTGCTGTCGCACTTGTGATCGTGATCGCTATTCTCGCCCATTACGCCTATCGTCGTCATCCACATAATCCTGGTATCCGCAAAATGGGTCTGCTTGCTATCCTGCTGATCCTGCTGCAATTCGTTAGCGGAGCAATCAACATTTTCACCATGTATGTACCGGAAATCTACTTCTTTGCTACGATGTCACATACCCTGATTATTCAGTTTCTGTTCGGTGTTCTCTGCTACATGAGTCTGCGCGTATGGCAGCTCAGCCGTGGCTCCTACGGCCGCCTCGCACCCAACGCATGGGGAGAAGGTACAAGCACCGCCGATCAGAAAACAGGTACCGTACACTAA
- a CDS encoding thioredoxin family protein: MQMINSSESFYTTINSAKLTVAVYKADWCVDCKFIDPFMPEVEDQYADRLQLVEVDVESVGDVSQEQNIMGIPSFVAYANGKELVRFVNKARKSRQEIEQFLDRAVAVYETLNIQTAE, from the coding sequence ATGCAAATGATTAATTCAAGCGAAAGCTTTTATACAACCATTAACTCTGCCAAACTGACCGTCGCTGTCTACAAAGCAGACTGGTGTGTGGACTGTAAATTTATCGATCCATTCATGCCCGAAGTGGAAGACCAGTATGCAGATCGCCTGCAACTGGTCGAAGTGGATGTAGAGAGCGTAGGCGATGTGAGCCAGGAACAAAATATTATGGGCATCCCGAGCTTTGTAGCTTATGCCAATGGCAAAGAGCTAGTTCGTTTTGTAAATAAAGCCCGTAAATCCCGCCAGGAGATCGAACAGTTCCTGGATCGCGCTGTAGCTGTATATGAAACGCTGAATATACAGACAGCCGAGTAA
- a CDS encoding putative polysaccharide biosynthesis protein has protein sequence MAKAESFIKGTIILAMAALVARVLGLAQRVPLEHLLGFTGDAAFSIANNVYLMLLAVATAGIPSTLSKMVSERYALGRPHEAQRIYYAALLFAGAAGIVMTLLLYFGAPYYAAMSKEPAAALSLQAIAPSLLLFPTIAMMRGYFQGRNMMIAGGISQIVEQFARVFTAILLAYLLLRIGYGDVEVAAGASFGSVLGSIGAFAVMIYFTFKLRKQDAANRLEMKAAGEESVIPLGLIYKDIFKLSIPIVIASLTIPAVNIIDSSIIKPLLIDQVGNLAATASLGILGQRAQSIAGIPPILAIALSTSLIPIISAAYARKEQENLQKQMTLALRISVLTGVPIVLMLATAAYCINGLLFSSRDSVGADAPSIMALLTICTIFQITMMTSNSMLIGINKVNLSMVHVLAGIALKLVLSLVLSQFLGIYGIIAATGLCFVLITILNLRSLHQVVNFSVLGSRWPGFLITVVVLGLVGLGLNQAGIGLTAWMNDRVAFFLGCCMVGIATLILYPVMLVLLRVVRAEELSSYPKPLRKLLSPLMRLQSRKA, from the coding sequence TTGGCAAAGGCAGAATCATTTATCAAAGGAACGATCATCCTGGCGATGGCGGCACTGGTCGCCCGCGTGCTGGGACTGGCTCAGCGGGTACCGCTGGAGCACTTGCTCGGATTTACCGGGGATGCGGCATTCTCGATTGCCAATAACGTGTATCTGATGCTGCTGGCGGTCGCTACGGCAGGTATTCCGAGTACACTCAGTAAAATGGTGTCCGAGCGATATGCGCTGGGACGTCCGCACGAAGCGCAGCGCATTTATTATGCAGCACTGTTATTTGCCGGAGCAGCCGGTATTGTTATGACGCTGCTGCTGTACTTCGGAGCTCCTTATTATGCAGCAATGTCCAAAGAACCGGCGGCGGCACTGTCTCTGCAGGCGATAGCACCATCGCTGCTGCTGTTTCCGACGATTGCCATGATGCGCGGTTACTTCCAGGGGCGCAATATGATGATTGCCGGCGGTATCTCCCAGATTGTGGAGCAATTTGCCCGTGTATTTACCGCTATTTTGCTGGCGTACCTGCTGCTCCGTATCGGTTACGGAGATGTAGAAGTGGCTGCCGGAGCTTCATTTGGTAGTGTGCTGGGCAGTATTGGCGCTTTTGCGGTCATGATCTACTTTACCTTCAAGCTGCGCAAGCAGGATGCTGCCAATCGTCTGGAAATGAAAGCAGCCGGTGAAGAATCGGTTATTCCGCTAGGTCTGATTTACAAAGATATTTTCAAATTATCGATTCCGATCGTTATCGCATCACTGACGATTCCGGCGGTTAATATTATCGATAGTTCCATTATCAAACCGCTGTTGATTGATCAGGTCGGCAATCTGGCAGCGACAGCTTCACTCGGTATTCTGGGGCAGCGTGCACAGAGTATAGCGGGCATTCCGCCAATTCTGGCTATCGCCCTTAGTACTTCACTGATCCCGATTATCTCGGCAGCATATGCCCGCAAAGAACAGGAAAATCTGCAAAAACAGATGACACTCGCACTGCGTATATCGGTACTTACCGGAGTCCCGATCGTGCTGATGCTGGCGACAGCTGCTTATTGCATTAATGGATTATTGTTCAGCTCACGCGATAGCGTAGGAGCGGATGCACCAAGCATTATGGCGCTGCTGACGATCTGTACCATTTTCCAGATTACGATGATGACGAGTAACTCGATGCTGATCGGTATCAACAAAGTCAATCTCTCGATGGTCCATGTACTGGCAGGGATAGCGCTGAAGCTGGTGCTGAGTCTGGTACTGTCCCAATTCCTCGGTATCTATGGCATTATTGCTGCGACCGGATTATGCTTTGTTCTGATTACGATTCTGAATCTGCGTTCCCTGCATCAGGTCGTTAACTTCTCGGTGCTGGGCAGCCGCTGGCCGGGCTTCCTGATTACTGTTGTAGTGCTCGGACTCGTCGGTCTGGGTCTGAATCAGGCGGGAATCGGATTGACGGCCTGGATGAATGACAGGGTTGCATTTTTCCTCGGTTGTTGTATGGTAGGAATAGCAACACTCATATTGTATCCGGTAATGCTGGTTCTGCTGCGCGTGGTGCGTGCAGAGGAGTTGTCTTCGTATCCGAAGCCGCTGCGCAAGCTGCTGTCGCCGCTGATGCGCCTGCAGTCCCGCAAAGCCTGA
- a CDS encoding DUF456 domain-containing protein, with translation MVEVIGWILVIALFVVGMLGTIYPVLPGALAIYFAFFVYGWFFSFAEFGPWFWIIQTVIVIALFVADYLVSAYGTKKFGGTRLSVILSTIGLIIGPFVIPAFGLILGPLIGALAGELISGKNFQTALKVAWGTMLGLLSSAIVKIILQLGMIIIWIIWIVVH, from the coding sequence ATGGTAGAAGTAATAGGTTGGATACTGGTTATTGCCCTGTTTGTAGTAGGGATGCTGGGTACTATTTATCCGGTACTGCCAGGAGCACTGGCAATATATTTTGCATTTTTCGTTTATGGATGGTTTTTCTCGTTCGCCGAATTTGGACCGTGGTTCTGGATTATCCAGACCGTTATTGTCATTGCTCTGTTTGTAGCTGATTATCTGGTCAGCGCCTATGGTACCAAAAAGTTCGGCGGAACGAGGCTGTCGGTGATTTTGTCGACCATCGGTCTGATTATTGGCCCGTTTGTTATTCCGGCGTTTGGTCTGATATTAGGGCCGTTGATCGGTGCGCTCGCTGGTGAGCTGATTAGCGGCAAGAACTTCCAGACTGCACTCAAGGTAGCCTGGGGAACGATGCTCGGACTGCTGTCCAGCGCGATTGTCAAAATCATTCTGCAACTCGGTATGATCATCATCTGGATTATCTGGATTGTGGTGCATTAA
- a CDS encoding Cof-type HAD-IIB family hydrolase, whose protein sequence is MTTRKYKLLALDMDGTLLNDNHEITLETSKWINKAMDEGIHVCLSTGRAASSALPYGQELGLETPMVTVNGSEVWKTPRELYRRTLLDPALVRQMHELAVEKDVWFWAYAVDRLYNRDRWLENTPLEQIEWLKFGYNTENDQLRHEILMALQDMGGLEISNSSPHNLEINPLGINKAAGIAEVCQLLNIDMSEVVAVGDSLNDLAVIQAVGLGVAMGNAQETVKQEADLVVASNNDDGIVEVIRDHILI, encoded by the coding sequence ATGACAACACGCAAATACAAGCTGCTCGCTCTCGATATGGATGGAACACTGCTCAATGACAATCACGAAATCACCCTGGAGACGAGCAAATGGATTAATAAAGCGATGGACGAAGGCATCCATGTCTGCCTCTCCACCGGCCGCGCAGCCAGCAGTGCACTGCCTTATGGACAGGAACTGGGTCTGGAGACGCCGATGGTTACTGTCAATGGCAGTGAAGTCTGGAAAACACCGCGCGAGCTGTACCGCCGTACGCTGCTGGACCCGGCGCTGGTACGCCAGATGCACGAACTGGCTGTAGAAAAGGATGTATGGTTCTGGGCGTACGCTGTTGATCGGCTGTATAACCGCGACCGCTGGCTGGAAAATACTCCTTTGGAGCAAATAGAATGGCTCAAGTTTGGCTATAATACCGAAAATGACCAACTGCGTCATGAGATTCTGATGGCCCTGCAGGATATGGGTGGACTGGAAATCTCCAACTCCTCTCCGCACAATCTGGAGATCAATCCTCTCGGCATTAACAAGGCCGCAGGTATCGCTGAAGTGTGCCAACTGCTGAATATCGACATGTCCGAGGTTGTCGCTGTTGGTGATAGCCTGAACGATCTGGCAGTTATTCAGGCGGTTGGTCTTGGAGTCGCTATGGGAAATGCCCAGGAGACTGTCAAACAAGAAGCCGATCTGGTCGTAGCCAGCAATAATGATGATGGAATCGTCGAAGTCATTCGCGATCATATCCTGATCTAA
- a CDS encoding metal ABC transporter permease → MSSDFWIMLTAALMSASCGILGCFLILRKMALIGDAISHAVLPGIAIAFLLSGGRDSMAMMIGATALGLIAVFIIQWLQISGIQSDASIGIIFTALFAVGVILVSLNARNIDLDLDCVLFGEIAYVQWDTWMLNGADMGPRSVWMLGFALLVILTLLGLFYKQFKITAFDPAMAAACGIPVMLFHYLLMGMVSMTSVASFESVGAILVVGMLVIPAATAYLLTDRLGRMLIYSVIVGVVSSIVGYYTAYMLNASIGGSIVTVAGILFIITFLLSPRHGVLFRKLKQKRIASSITSN, encoded by the coding sequence ATGAGCAGTGATTTCTGGATTATGCTGACAGCAGCACTGATGTCAGCCAGCTGCGGAATCCTGGGCTGTTTTCTGATTTTGCGTAAAATGGCACTGATCGGCGATGCGATCAGCCATGCGGTATTGCCAGGTATTGCGATTGCCTTTCTGCTGAGCGGCGGACGGGATTCGATGGCGATGATGATCGGAGCAACTGCGCTGGGGCTGATTGCTGTATTTATTATTCAATGGCTGCAAATCTCCGGTATCCAGTCGGACGCGTCAATCGGTATTATTTTTACCGCTTTGTTCGCTGTCGGCGTTATTCTGGTCAGTCTGAATGCCCGCAATATCGATCTGGATCTGGATTGTGTCCTATTTGGAGAGATTGCTTATGTACAATGGGATACCTGGATGCTAAATGGTGCAGATATGGGACCACGCTCGGTATGGATGCTGGGCTTTGCATTATTGGTCATTCTGACGCTGCTGGGACTGTTTTATAAACAGTTCAAAATTACCGCCTTTGATCCGGCGATGGCAGCAGCCTGTGGTATTCCGGTCATGCTGTTCCATTATCTGTTGATGGGTATGGTATCAATGACATCGGTAGCTTCTTTTGAAAGTGTAGGCGCTATTCTGGTTGTAGGCATGCTGGTTATCCCGGCAGCTACTGCTTACCTGCTGACCGACCGTCTCGGCAGAATGCTGATTTACAGCGTTATCGTTGGCGTTGTTAGCTCTATTGTGGGTTATTATACTGCCTATATGCTGAATGCTTCGATCGGCGGCAGCATCGTAACCGTAGCCGGTATTCTTTTCATTATTACTTTCCTACTGTCCCCACGCCATGGTGTTCTGTTCCGCAAACTAAAGCAAAAGCGTATAGCCTCATCTATAACTTCCAACTGA
- a CDS encoding metal ABC transporter permease produces MDILVYIVNDPNIRWIILGCMLLGLSSGVIGSFMVLQQKSLIGDALAHAALPGICIAFMLLGVKSTAGFLIGALVAGVLATVGIRWITEHSRIKQDAAMGIVLSFFFGIGVLLLTRIQHSGNGGQSGLDKFLFGQAASMMREDLYLLAGISMLLIAACTLLFKQFKLVSFDRGFARGLGWPVVWLEQIILLLTVFVVVAGIQAVGVVLMSALLITPAVAARYWTDRLHIMILLAGIFGAVSGAAGTVSSSMVSQLPTGPVTVLVATLIFAVSALFAPRRGWLARLWQQRRNRLEWNREGGMPHEQ; encoded by the coding sequence ATGGATATACTTGTTTATATCGTTAACGATCCCAATATCCGCTGGATTATACTCGGGTGTATGCTGCTTGGGCTCAGCAGTGGAGTTATTGGTTCCTTTATGGTGCTGCAGCAGAAAAGTCTGATCGGTGATGCACTGGCTCATGCAGCCCTGCCGGGAATCTGTATTGCGTTTATGCTGCTGGGGGTAAAATCGACGGCGGGATTCCTGATAGGAGCGCTTGTTGCCGGTGTGCTGGCAACTGTAGGCATCCGCTGGATCACGGAACATTCCCGGATCAAACAGGATGCAGCCATGGGGATCGTTTTATCGTTTTTCTTCGGAATTGGCGTTCTGCTGCTGACGCGTATTCAGCATAGCGGTAATGGCGGACAGAGTGGATTGGATAAATTCCTGTTTGGACAGGCCGCGTCCATGATGCGCGAAGATTTGTACCTGCTTGCCGGGATCAGCATGTTACTGATTGCTGCCTGTACGCTATTGTTCAAGCAGTTCAAGCTGGTCAGTTTTGACCGTGGCTTTGCACGGGGGCTTGGTTGGCCGGTTGTCTGGCTGGAGCAGATTATTCTGCTGCTAACGGTATTTGTTGTTGTAGCCGGTATTCAGGCAGTCGGTGTCGTGCTGATGTCAGCGCTGTTGATCACCCCGGCAGTAGCTGCGAGGTACTGGACAGACCGTCTGCATATTATGATCCTGCTGGCTGGCATATTCGGTGCAGTTAGCGGCGCTGCAGGGACGGTGTCGAGCAGTATGGTGTCCCAGCTGCCTACAGGACCTGTTACCGTGCTTGTAGCGACGCTGATTTTTGCGGTTTCCGCACTGTTCGCGCCGCGACGTGGCTGGCTGGCCCGTCTCTGGCAGCAACGCCGGAACCGACTGGAGTGGAATAGAGAAGGAGGGATGCCGCATGAGCAGTGA
- a CDS encoding metal ABC transporter ATP-binding protein, translating to MNKKTVQGSNPTAVNPLQAEGITVAYHKKPVVQNVSFTLGEGRLVALIGPNGAGKSTLLKAMLGLVPAISGEVSVYGLPYASQRKRIGYVPQRESVDWDFPTNALDVVLMGTYGRLGWFRRPGRQEREIALESLSQVGMTDYADRQISQLSGGQQQRVFLARALAQQADLYLMDEPFAGVDAATEKAIITLLEQLKQQGKTVLVVHHDLSTVETYFDDVLLLNRELVAAGPVEKVFNTEMLQRTYGGRLTFLQDSGSMIMTGK from the coding sequence ATGAATAAAAAGACTGTGCAGGGATCCAATCCTACAGCAGTAAATCCGCTGCAGGCCGAAGGAATCACCGTAGCCTATCATAAAAAGCCGGTTGTTCAAAATGTGTCCTTTACCCTGGGAGAAGGCCGGCTGGTTGCGTTAATCGGACCGAATGGAGCGGGCAAGTCGACTCTGCTCAAAGCGATGCTGGGACTGGTGCCTGCAATCAGCGGTGAAGTAAGCGTCTATGGACTGCCTTACGCCAGCCAGCGCAAGCGGATCGGCTATGTACCGCAGCGTGAATCGGTGGACTGGGATTTCCCAACCAATGCGCTCGATGTGGTGCTGATGGGTACCTATGGGCGACTTGGCTGGTTCCGCCGGCCCGGACGACAGGAACGAGAAATTGCGCTAGAATCGTTATCCCAAGTTGGCATGACAGATTATGCCGATCGCCAGATCAGTCAGCTGTCCGGCGGCCAGCAGCAGCGTGTTTTTCTGGCCCGTGCGCTGGCTCAGCAGGCGGATCTGTATCTGATGGATGAACCGTTCGCCGGTGTGGATGCCGCTACAGAAAAAGCGATCATCACACTGCTGGAGCAGCTCAAACAGCAAGGGAAAACCGTGCTGGTCGTGCATCATGATCTGTCGACAGTAGAGACCTATTTTGACGATGTGCTGCTGCTGAATCGGGAGTTGGTAGCAGCCGGCCCTGTAGAGAAGGTATTCAATACCGAGATGCTGCAGCGCACGTATGGCGGTCGATTGACCTTTTTACAGGATAGCGGCAGCATGATCATGACAGGGAAATAG
- a CDS encoding metal ABC transporter solute-binding protein, Zn/Mn family, which yields MITMMTGCSNPFESENTVEAEAAGKFRITATTGMIADAARQVGGEHVYVTGLMGPGVDPHMYKASQGDIRKLDKADLVLYNGLHLEGSMTNIMEKMSRTRNVIAVTASIPTSELRQSEENSSEYDPHIWFDVSLWMQAVEQIRDALIAADPDHAENYRDNAAAYLDELKQLDKEVQQQIASIPQQSRVLITGHDAFGYYGDAYNIEVRGLQGISTASEYGSRDVSELRDMLVQRRIQAVFVESSVPARSMEAIIAGAAQQGHTVHIGGELYSDALGEQGSDAGDYIGMVRHNTETIVKALR from the coding sequence ATGATCACAATGATGACAGGCTGCAGTAATCCTTTTGAATCGGAAAATACGGTAGAAGCCGAGGCAGCAGGCAAGTTCCGAATCACAGCCACTACGGGAATGATCGCAGATGCTGCCCGTCAGGTAGGCGGAGAGCATGTATACGTAACCGGTCTGATGGGACCTGGCGTCGATCCCCATATGTACAAAGCTTCCCAGGGTGATATTCGCAAGCTGGATAAAGCGGATCTGGTTCTGTATAACGGACTGCATCTGGAAGGCAGTATGACGAATATTATGGAGAAAATGAGTCGTACACGGAATGTGATAGCTGTAACTGCCTCCATCCCGACCAGTGAACTGCGGCAGAGCGAGGAGAACTCCAGTGAATATGATCCGCATATCTGGTTCGATGTCAGCCTGTGGATGCAGGCGGTAGAGCAAATTCGTGACGCGTTGATCGCAGCTGATCCTGATCATGCAGAGAATTACCGCGACAACGCCGCAGCCTACCTGGATGAACTAAAGCAGCTGGATAAAGAAGTGCAGCAGCAGATTGCCAGTATTCCACAGCAGAGTCGTGTGCTTATAACGGGTCACGATGCTTTTGGGTATTATGGGGATGCGTATAATATCGAAGTACGCGGACTGCAGGGGATTAGCACCGCTTCGGAATACGGTTCGCGTGATGTGAGTGAGCTGCGAGATATGCTGGTACAGCGCCGTATCCAGGCCGTCTTTGTAGAAAGCAGTGTACCGGCGCGCTCCATGGAAGCCATTATCGCCGGAGCCGCGCAGCAAGGACACACTGTCCATATCGGTGGCGAGCTATACTCGGATGCACTGGGTGAACAAGGCAGCGATGCCGGAGACTATATAGGTATGGTTCGCCATAATACAGAAACGATTGTCAAAGCGCTCCGGTAG
- a CDS encoding peptidoglycan D,D-transpeptidase FtsI family protein gives MKKIGSSESEEFEESHRRQFSIRLNIFFFATFLIFTVLVVRLAILQFVEGPTLTEEESSITNNETPILPSRGIIYDASGSKIAYSIPTQSLYFTLDKDYQLEKNKPEFYKIVGDLKRVFNTYGDPDKKMTAEEIIDAMDITYRKNFGYTPRRIKKDLSNKEIAYFLEHKSDYKGIEVREESIRQYSPDRVAVQAVGYLQGFSAVKGDKNYQGGLVKYRNRAQLTGAKEKYLDTEFVGVDGLEYMYQDELRGKNGVRSTPVNALNRADGRSELTPPQKGHNLWMTINKNVQVATQQAITNQVAQLRYQKGAGNALTGYAVAMEVQTGNVIAMASMPDYDSNIWSKSPSGQQIADLASVYPNGTIREIYNGRRASSMVLLGSVIKPLSVMIGLKEGLFTTDTWYYDRGYAEFGKAGYETRVRNALGEVLQSLNPTTAIQKSSNAFMVDMVGKKLVVKYGSKSIDVWDKYMKEFGLGVTTQSGLPYENEGRGEYTNLKAAGSVQAAMAYASFGQQGRYTTLQLAQYVTTIANKGKRLKPQFVSKITDAKGNVVKVTKPEVLNTVDFPPEYWNTVINGMRSKVEVLNNYRYDVARKTGTSQQSVYGKIVDNGVFIAFAPRDNPKLAVAVVIPEGGFGSKSAAPVAIKIFDAYDQEYGLDGVPKKNTSTADTAESEETASQ, from the coding sequence ATGAAAAAAATAGGTTCATCGGAATCGGAAGAGTTTGAAGAGAGTCATCGACGCCAGTTTTCGATCCGGTTGAATATTTTCTTTTTTGCTACTTTTCTTATATTCACTGTGTTGGTGGTACGTCTGGCTATTTTGCAATTTGTGGAAGGCCCGACACTGACCGAAGAAGAATCGAGCATTACCAATAACGAGACGCCGATTCTGCCGAGCCGTGGAATTATCTATGATGCTTCCGGTTCCAAAATCGCTTATTCGATTCCGACACAGTCGCTGTACTTCACGCTAGATAAAGATTACCAGCTCGAAAAGAACAAACCGGAGTTTTACAAAATTGTCGGAGATCTGAAGCGTGTATTTAACACGTATGGCGATCCGGATAAAAAAATGACAGCTGAAGAGATTATTGATGCAATGGATATTACGTATCGTAAAAACTTTGGTTATACACCGCGCCGGATCAAAAAGGATCTCAGTAATAAAGAAATTGCTTATTTCCTGGAGCACAAGAGTGACTACAAAGGAATTGAAGTTCGCGAAGAAAGTATCCGTCAATATAGCCCGGATCGTGTAGCTGTTCAGGCAGTCGGTTATCTTCAGGGATTTTCTGCAGTCAAAGGAGATAAAAATTATCAGGGTGGTTTGGTTAAGTACCGAAATAGAGCTCAGCTTACAGGTGCTAAAGAAAAATATCTGGATACAGAGTTTGTTGGTGTAGATGGTCTGGAGTATATGTACCAGGATGAACTGCGTGGCAAAAATGGAGTACGCAGCACACCAGTCAATGCATTGAATCGTGCCGATGGACGAAGTGAACTAACACCACCTCAAAAAGGGCATAATCTCTGGATGACTATCAACAAAAATGTACAGGTTGCGACACAGCAAGCAATCACCAATCAGGTTGCACAGCTGCGTTACCAAAAAGGAGCCGGCAATGCGCTGACTGGATATGCGGTAGCCATGGAAGTACAGACTGGTAATGTGATCGCTATGGCGAGTATGCCAGATTACGACTCTAATATATGGTCGAAGTCACCGTCAGGACAGCAAATTGCTGATTTGGCATCTGTTTACCCGAACGGAACGATCCGGGAGATCTATAATGGCAGACGCGCCTCTTCTATGGTATTACTGGGTTCTGTTATCAAGCCGCTCAGCGTTATGATCGGCCTGAAAGAAGGACTATTTACTACGGACACATGGTATTATGACCGGGGTTATGCGGAATTTGGTAAAGCGGGTTACGAAACCAGGGTACGAAATGCATTAGGAGAAGTATTGCAATCTTTGAATCCAACAACGGCTATTCAGAAATCCTCCAATGCCTTTATGGTCGATATGGTGGGTAAGAAGCTTGTCGTTAAATATGGCAGCAAATCTATTGATGTATGGGATAAATACATGAAGGAGTTTGGCCTTGGCGTCACTACCCAGAGTGGGCTGCCTTATGAAAATGAAGGCCGGGGTGAGTATACCAACCTCAAAGCAGCAGGTAGTGTGCAGGCCGCGATGGCGTATGCTTCCTTTGGCCAGCAGGGACGTTATACGACGCTCCAGCTTGCCCAGTATGTCACTACCATTGCCAACAAAGGTAAACGCCTCAAGCCGCAATTTGTGAGCAAAATTACCGATGCCAAAGGCAATGTGGTGAAAGTAACCAAGCCGGAAGTGCTGAATACTGTAGACTTCCCGCCGGAGTACTGGAATACAGTTATTAACGGAATGCGCAGTAAAGTGGAAGTGCTGAATAATTACCGCTACGATGTAGCTCGTAAAACCGGTACATCCCAGCAGTCCGTCTATGGCAAAATTGTTGATAACGGTGTATTTATCGCCTTTGCTCCGCGGGATAATCCGAAGCTGGCTGTAGCCGTTGTTATTCCGGAAGGCGGATTCGGTTCGAAGAGTGCTGCACCGGTGGCGATCAAAATCTTTGATGCGTATGATCAGGAGTATGGTCTGGATGGTGTTCCAAAGAAAAACACATCTACCGCTGATACCGCTGAAAGTGAAGAAACAGCATCACAATAA